In one Carassius carassius chromosome 12, fCarCar2.1, whole genome shotgun sequence genomic region, the following are encoded:
- the nectin4b gene encoding nectin-4: MTKLLALVSVIGFRLMVCVHSEFIEPSPSLALRSFSGAQTRLPCRFMVEADEKVVQVTWSRQKPGGEREQIIIRHFTQGPEASPDFLNRVQFESSEPTVDSTLLILNTKKADQATYTCHISIYPSGSFERQISLTVWILPISSLDPVILEEGQSFQAAAFCRAVGHPPPRLSWDTDVPGQSQNRTGEDGVVTSQFSLHPLRSMNKRRLDCLVWHPALDGPHRISNELIVHYPPDALIADSGSWRIGHSGSELRCVVKGNPLPQNITWSRKAGRLPAGVLVQEDRLVFVRPLNVTDEGVYICQTANSVGIAKAEFKVEIGKHASGFAHTVRSPSERLLIVIGTSVAGVLIIFVVISIIFVNCHLRRKNRKLKRVLSVRTEEMISLSRQVSMRRLNSINGDPRTALEEGSLIQMDSAMKGSVLSVEDRSALSDVRGRRGDVQLDSLGRPAIYTTHRPERSSKALRESEEERNERRQRVESYVKSSNMSLDSGLHRDQSSPPPSMSSGLTVDAIGEGWKRSSRREIHRDMQRERLPEEEEESSAVNSYKLSEAVSNYFQCSNGGLTPRANSNGIIIHSQRSAI; the protein is encoded by the exons TCTGTGTTCACAGTGAGTTTATCGAGCCGTCTCCGTCTCTGGCCCTGCGCTCGTTCTCTGGTGCACAGACCCGGCTGCCCTGCCGCTTTATGGTGGAGGCCGATGAAAAGGTGGTGCAAGTGACCTGGTCCAGACAGAAACCAGGAGGAGAACGAGAACAGATTATCATCAGACACTTTACTCAAGGACCTGAAG CGTCTCCTGATTTTCTGAATCGTGTTCAGTTCGAGAGCTCCGAACCGACCGTCGACTCCACGCTGTTGATTCTGAACACAAAGAAAGCTGATCAGGCCACATACACCTGCCACATCTCCATCTATCCCTCTGGAAGCTTCGAGAGACAAATCAGTCTGACTGTCTGGA TTTTGCCGATCTCGTCTCTGGATCCGGTGATCCTTGAGGAAGGCCAGTCGTTCCAAGCAGCTGCTTTCTGTCGTGCGGTTGGACACCCTCCGCCGCGTTTGTCCTGGGACACGGACGTTCCCGGGCAGTCTCAGAACCGTACTGGAGAGGATGGAGTCGTAACCTCACAGTTTTCCCTTCATCCGCTGCGCAGCATGAACAAACGGCGCTTGGACTGTCTGGTGTGGCATCCGGCTCTCGACGGCCCGCACAGAATCAGCAACGAACTCATCGTGCACT ATCCTCCTGATGCACTGATTGCTGATTCTGGTTCCTGGAGAATCGGACACTCAGGATCTGAGCTCAGATGTGTGGTTAAAGGAAACCCATTGCCTCAAAACATCACGTGGAGCAG gaagGCCGGTCGTCTGCCAGCAGGAGTGTTGGTTCAGGAGGACAGACTGGTGTTTGTTCGGCCTCTGAACGTGACGGATGAAGGAGTGTACATCTGCCAGACCGCTAACAGCGTGGGAATCGCTAAAGCCGAGTTTAAAGTGGAGATCGGAA AGCATGCATCTGGGTTTGCACACACTGTGAGAAGCCCATCAGAGAGACTCCTCATCGTCATAGGGACGTCTGTCGCCGGGGTTTTAATCATCTTTGTAGTGATCTCCATCATTTTCGTCAACTGTCACCTTAGACGCAAGAACAGGAAGCTGAAGCGAGTGCTCAGCGTCAGAAC ggAGGAGATGATCAGTCTGTCACGACAGGTTTCCATGAGGAGACTCAACTCCATCAACGGGGATCCCAGGACAGCG CTGGAGGAGGGTTCACTGATTCAGATGGACAGTGCGATGAAGGGCAGTGTTTTATCAGTGGAG GATCGTTCAGCTCTGAGTGACGTGAGAGGCAGACGTGGAGACGTACAGTTGGACAGTCTGGGACGTCCTGCCATCTACACAACACACCGGCCGGAGCGATCCAGCAAGGCcttgagagagagtgaggaggagAGAAATGAGCGCAGACAGAGAGTCGAGTCCTACGTTAAATCCAGCAATATGTCactg GATTCAGGGCTTCACCGGGATCAGAGTTCTCCTCCTCCGTCCATGAGCTCGGGTCTGACTGTAGATGCCATCGGTGAAGGATGGAAGCGCAGCTCTCGCCGAGAGATTCACCGAGACATGCAGCGAGAGCGACTTcctgaagaagaagaggaaagcTCTGCTGTGAACTCCTATAAGCTATCCGAGGCTGTTTCCAACTACTTCCAGTGCAGCAACGGAGGACTGACGCCGAGGGCAAACTCCAACGGCATCATCATACACTCGCAAAGATCCGCCATCTGA